In Arthrobacter sp. QXT-31, one genomic interval encodes:
- a CDS encoding uroporphyrinogen-III synthase, whose protein sequence is MNALAPRETTPAETAPAEAAGTESAPEPAAEAPLEGFRIGVTSHRRSRDLIEALERRGAEVLHAPALKIAPVNEDISLIEDTKAIIAAKPDLCIATTAYGMRRWCEAADASGIGDELLETLGACRMFVRGPKARGAVRAAGLADVGISSDETTATLVDMLLAEGVRGKTVAVQLHGYTDVRQLERLRMSGATVLTVTPYRWVKPDGADRLPRLIEAACSGNLDVLTFTSAPAVDAMWSTAHEMGLYKQLVESLKTTVTTAVVGPVTAQPLLDAGITPLVPERFRMGALIRLVCEHLALNHVRRLETRSGTVELRGRSLRIDGEQVEIAPAPLLLLRALLGAEGAVLSRESLSELLELRGSVHALDMTVSRLRSSLPDGKLVETVVKRGYRIRV, encoded by the coding sequence ATGAATGCACTAGCTCCCAGAGAAACAACACCCGCCGAAACAGCACCCGCTGAAGCGGCAGGCACCGAAAGCGCGCCGGAGCCGGCCGCCGAGGCCCCGCTGGAGGGTTTCCGGATCGGTGTGACCTCCCACCGCCGTTCACGCGACCTCATCGAGGCCCTGGAACGCCGCGGCGCAGAGGTGCTGCACGCCCCGGCCCTGAAGATCGCCCCGGTGAATGAGGACATCAGCCTCATTGAGGACACCAAGGCGATCATCGCGGCCAAGCCGGACCTCTGCATCGCCACCACCGCCTACGGCATGCGCCGCTGGTGCGAAGCGGCGGACGCCTCGGGGATCGGCGACGAGCTGCTGGAAACCCTGGGCGCCTGCCGGATGTTCGTCCGCGGTCCCAAGGCCCGCGGCGCCGTGCGCGCGGCCGGGCTGGCCGACGTCGGAATCAGCAGCGACGAGACCACGGCGACGCTCGTGGACATGCTCCTGGCCGAGGGCGTGCGCGGCAAGACCGTGGCCGTGCAGCTGCACGGCTACACGGACGTCCGCCAGCTGGAACGCCTCCGGATGTCCGGCGCCACCGTCCTCACCGTCACCCCCTACCGCTGGGTCAAGCCCGACGGCGCCGACCGGCTCCCCCGCCTCATCGAGGCTGCCTGCAGCGGCAACCTGGACGTCCTCACCTTCACGAGTGCCCCCGCCGTGGACGCCATGTGGAGCACGGCGCATGAGATGGGACTGTACAAGCAGCTCGTGGAGAGCCTGAAGACCACCGTGACGACCGCCGTCGTGGGTCCCGTCACCGCGCAGCCGCTGCTGGACGCCGGCATCACCCCCCTGGTGCCGGAGCGGTTCCGGATGGGCGCGCTGATCCGGCTGGTGTGCGAGCACCTCGCGCTGAACCATGTGCGCCGCCTGGAAACCCGCTCGGGAACCGTGGAACTGCGGGGCCGTTCACTGCGCATTGACGGCGAGCAGGTGGAGATCGCCCCGGCCCCGCTGCTGTTGCTCCGCGCGCTCCTGGGCGCCGAAGGGGCGGTCCTGTCCCGCGAATCCCTCTCCGAACTCCTGGAACTGCGCGGCTCCGTGCACGCGCTGGACATGACGGTCAGCCGGCTCCGCTCGTCCCTGCCGGACGGCAAGCTCGTGGAAACCGTGGTGAAGCGCGGCTACCGCATCCGCGTCTAG
- a CDS encoding FAD-dependent oxidoreductase, producing MSAPAQFPSTATASAKILIAGAGPAARALVAQLAAARFAGTVTVLSSRDDAPEELLELAALPFVSVRFGQPASHIDAAAKVVTTADGMEFGYDELVIATGSAPDDSPVDGSGRCLSYSTIDDADTIGHAVREVTRVLGRRPLGILVGTGPAAGQAEAVLRARGVRPVRTTARPAAVVPTLAGSVLPAAGVVFEDGSRMNGDLVVLAEERTPRDGLAAAAGVKTAASGGIVVGRDFRSSVPGIWAIGDAAAFDGVRLGLLVASGSAAGVCAAELMAALSVGQLATAA from the coding sequence ATGTCCGCTCCGGCACAGTTTCCGTCCACTGCCACCGCTTCCGCCAAAATCCTGATCGCCGGTGCCGGCCCCGCCGCCCGGGCCCTCGTGGCCCAGCTGGCCGCGGCCCGCTTCGCCGGCACCGTCACCGTCCTGAGCAGCCGCGACGACGCCCCCGAGGAGCTGCTGGAACTGGCCGCCCTGCCGTTCGTCTCCGTCCGCTTCGGCCAGCCCGCCAGCCACATCGACGCCGCCGCCAAGGTGGTGACCACCGCCGACGGCATGGAGTTCGGCTACGACGAACTGGTCATCGCCACCGGATCGGCCCCGGACGACTCCCCTGTGGACGGCTCGGGCCGCTGCCTCAGCTACTCCACCATCGACGACGCCGACACGATCGGCCACGCCGTCCGGGAAGTCACCCGGGTTCTGGGCCGCCGTCCCTTGGGCATCCTGGTGGGCACCGGTCCCGCAGCCGGCCAGGCCGAAGCCGTGCTCCGCGCCCGCGGCGTCCGGCCTGTCCGCACCACAGCCCGGCCCGCCGCCGTCGTGCCTACCCTTGCCGGCTCCGTGCTGCCGGCTGCCGGCGTCGTGTTCGAGGACGGCAGCCGGATGAACGGCGACCTCGTGGTCCTCGCCGAAGAGCGCACGCCCCGGGACGGCCTGGCCGCCGCTGCCGGTGTCAAGACGGCGGCGTCCGGGGGGATCGTCGTCGGCCGCGACTTCCGCTCGTCCGTGCCGGGCATCTGGGCCATCGGGGATGCTGCAGCGTTCGACGGCGTGCGGCTGGGCCTGCTGGTGGCGTCAGGTTCCGCTGCCGGCGTCTGCGCCGCCGAGCTGATGGCGGCCCTCTCCGTGGGGCAGCTGGCCACGGCGGCGTAG
- the deoC gene encoding deoxyribose-phosphate aldolase, which produces MSHEASAPTGTASSPAGTPGERAGAQGIASFIDHTLLKPDASETEILKVCAEAAEYKFKSVCVNPVWVKTVKTALKGTGVLTCSVAGFPLGATPSDVKAFEARGAVLDGADEVDMVIDIAAARASDKGALVDDIKAVAEAVHGGEAILKVIIETALLSDDQKVLACEAAVEAGADFVKTSTGFNGGGATVEDVALMRRTVGPDLGVKASGGVRSLEDAQAMIAAGATRIGASSGIAIVKGEQGSSAY; this is translated from the coding sequence ATGAGCCACGAAGCAAGCGCCCCGACGGGCACCGCGAGCAGCCCCGCAGGAACCCCCGGCGAACGTGCCGGCGCGCAGGGCATCGCTTCCTTCATTGACCACACGCTGCTGAAGCCGGATGCCAGCGAGACGGAAATCCTCAAGGTCTGTGCCGAGGCCGCCGAATACAAGTTCAAATCGGTGTGCGTGAACCCGGTGTGGGTCAAGACGGTCAAGACAGCCCTGAAGGGTACCGGTGTGCTCACATGTTCCGTGGCGGGTTTCCCGCTGGGCGCCACGCCCAGCGACGTGAAGGCGTTCGAAGCGCGCGGGGCGGTGCTGGACGGAGCCGATGAAGTGGACATGGTCATCGACATCGCCGCGGCTCGGGCCTCGGACAAGGGCGCACTGGTGGATGACATCAAGGCCGTGGCGGAGGCAGTGCACGGCGGGGAGGCCATCCTCAAGGTCATCATCGAAACCGCCCTGCTCAGCGATGACCAGAAGGTCCTGGCCTGCGAAGCGGCCGTCGAGGCCGGGGCGGACTTCGTGAAGACCTCCACGGGCTTCAACGGCGGCGGCGCCACGGTGGAGGACGTCGCCCTGATGCGGCGCACCGTGGGTCCGGACCTGGGAGTCAAGGCGTCCGGCGGTGTGCGGTCCCTCGAGGACGCACAGGCTATGATTGCTGCAGGTGCAACACGTATTGGCGCCAGCTCCGGTATTGCAATCGTCAAAGGCGAACAGGGTTCGTCTGCGTACTGA
- a CDS encoding metal-dependent hydrolase, translating to MGGHHAASGAAAWVAVASTGPYTLGWYPLDATGVLIGGMATAGTALVCDWDHRSSTVAHSLPPLSNVIAVGIENASGGHRQGTHSVLGAAVFVLLAAVAAQIQVDTPWGVLSVGAGLLCMFMINIAAKALKLFPRSGWITNWVFALAMAGLVTWFAPEQWTWLPMSMLIGVVVHIVGDMVTTGGVPLLWPLVIKPPRFMRRLWVLRNFWRPNGAFSIPLLGRAGSRREWLVLIPVSGYAMVGMCVAAWSLAGTLSAALALAGRLVSSLLGLS from the coding sequence ATGGGAGGACACCACGCCGCGTCAGGTGCCGCGGCGTGGGTGGCTGTTGCCTCGACGGGGCCGTACACCCTGGGCTGGTACCCGCTGGACGCCACCGGCGTGCTGATCGGCGGAATGGCGACGGCGGGCACCGCCCTCGTCTGCGACTGGGACCACCGTTCCAGCACGGTGGCGCACTCGCTGCCGCCCCTGTCCAACGTGATCGCCGTGGGCATCGAGAACGCCAGCGGCGGCCACCGGCAGGGGACGCATTCGGTCCTCGGCGCGGCCGTGTTCGTGCTGCTCGCAGCGGTTGCCGCCCAGATCCAGGTGGACACACCGTGGGGCGTGCTGTCGGTCGGTGCCGGACTGCTGTGCATGTTCATGATCAACATTGCCGCCAAGGCGCTGAAGCTGTTTCCGAGGTCCGGCTGGATCACCAACTGGGTTTTCGCCCTGGCCATGGCGGGCCTGGTGACCTGGTTCGCCCCGGAGCAGTGGACCTGGCTGCCGATGTCCATGCTGATCGGCGTCGTGGTCCATATTGTGGGGGACATGGTGACCACCGGGGGCGTTCCGCTGCTCTGGCCGCTGGTGATCAAGCCACCCCGGTTCATGCGCCGGCTGTGGGTGCTGAGAAACTTCTGGCGGCCCAACGGCGCCTTCTCCATTCCGCTCTTGGGTCGGGCCGGATCGCGGCGGGAGTGGCTGGTGCTGATTCCGGTGAGCGGCTACGCCATGGTGGGCATGTGCGTGGCAGCCTGGTCGCTGGCCGGCACGCTCTCTGCGGCGCTGGCCCTGGCCGGCCGGCTGGTCAGCAGCCTGCTGGGACTTTCCTAA
- the mfd gene encoding transcription-repair coupling factor, translating to MSPKGQSPKGQPSNGQSSTALPLDGLRRVLHADRTFARVQAESARSFSVRSEDYQISAPAGLRPVLLAEMADGLRNAAGDGATAGEKGAADHTAPGVVLAVTATGREAEDLAAALRAYLPAGAVAEFPSWETLPHERLSPRSDTVGRRLSVLRRLAHPEDSARPDNAESPTAGPLRVVVAPVRAVLQPIVAGLGDLVPVTLRVGQEVPFTDVIKNLAAAAYARVDMVTRRGEFAVRGGMLDVFPPTEDHPIRVEFFGDEVDQMRWFAVADQRSLSAPGVHHPTELHAPPCREILVTPSVMSRAATLKSQLPAAADMLEKIAGGIAVEGMESLAPVLVDAMVPFMEQLPAGSISVVIEPEKVRTRAHDLAATNEEFLEAAWSTASDGGTAPLDLSSQASAALHSASFRSLAETRTAALGNEVSWWSISSLATDEELTPDIDVLNLHAREPRGYQGDVAEMMDFIGSHVRDQWRIVVATEGPGPAQRLAELFHDADIPCSRVDTLDHEPQAGIIEVTTAAVGRGFVLDGLKLGLLTEADLLGRTSAGSTKDMRRMPSKRRNAVDPLQLVAGDHVVHEQHGIGRFVELLQRKVAGGSDGVREYLVLEYAPSKRGAPGDRLFVPTDQLDQVTRYVGGDTPVLSKMGGADWASTKSKARRAVKEIAGELIRLYSARMASRGHAFAPDTPWQRELEEAFPYVETPDQLTTINEVKADMEREIPMDRLVSGDVGYGKTEIAVRAAFKAVQDGKQVAVLVPTTLLAQQHYETFTERFSGFPLRVRPLSRFQASKEAKETAEGVKNGSVDVVIGTHRLLSKDFEFKDLGLVIVDEEQRFGVEHKEALKKMRTNVDVLAMSATPIPRTLEMSLTGIRETSTLATPPEERHPVLTYVGPYTDKQTSAAIRRELMREGQVFFVHNRVSTIEKTAAKIRELVPEARVEVAHGKMSESRLEQIIVDFWEKRFDVLVCTTIIETGLDISNANTLIVDGADKYGLSQLHQLRGRVGRGRERAYAYFLYPSEKPLGEVALERLKAVATHNELGAGMQLAMKDLEIRGAGNLLGGEQSGHIQGVGFDLYIRLVGEAVAEYRGEAEEKAAEMKIELPVNAHLPHDYVPGERLRLEAYRKLASALTNEAIDEVLAELVDRYGEPPLPAQNLVAVARFRVGAREAGLSDVALQGNFIRFSPAQLPESKTMRLNRMYPGAQVKPALDAVLIPKPKTARIGGRDLQDAEILEWADGVIRNIFSDAPVPAEAAKG from the coding sequence ATGAGCCCCAAAGGCCAGAGCCCCAAAGGCCAGCCCTCCAACGGCCAGTCCTCCACTGCCCTGCCCCTCGACGGCCTGCGCCGCGTCCTTCATGCGGACAGGACGTTCGCCCGGGTACAGGCGGAGTCGGCGCGCAGCTTCAGCGTCCGCAGTGAGGACTACCAGATCAGCGCCCCGGCAGGCCTGCGGCCCGTGCTCCTGGCGGAGATGGCTGACGGGCTCCGGAACGCCGCGGGAGACGGCGCCACTGCTGGTGAAAAAGGTGCCGCTGACCACACCGCGCCGGGCGTGGTCCTGGCCGTCACCGCCACGGGCCGCGAGGCCGAGGATCTTGCCGCCGCGCTGCGCGCCTACCTGCCGGCCGGCGCCGTCGCAGAGTTCCCCAGCTGGGAAACGCTCCCGCACGAGCGGCTGTCCCCGCGCTCTGACACGGTGGGGCGCCGCCTGTCGGTCCTGCGGCGGCTTGCCCATCCGGAAGACTCTGCTCGCCCGGACAATGCAGAAAGCCCGACGGCGGGACCCCTCCGCGTCGTCGTGGCTCCCGTGCGCGCCGTGCTTCAGCCGATTGTCGCAGGCCTGGGGGACCTGGTTCCGGTGACGCTGAGGGTCGGCCAGGAGGTGCCGTTCACTGACGTGATCAAGAACCTGGCCGCCGCCGCCTACGCCCGCGTTGACATGGTGACCCGCCGCGGTGAGTTCGCCGTCCGTGGCGGCATGCTCGACGTCTTTCCGCCCACCGAGGACCACCCCATCCGGGTGGAGTTCTTCGGCGACGAGGTGGACCAGATGCGCTGGTTCGCCGTCGCCGACCAGCGCTCGCTGTCCGCCCCCGGCGTCCACCACCCCACCGAACTCCACGCCCCGCCCTGCCGGGAAATCCTCGTCACGCCGTCGGTCATGTCCCGGGCTGCGACATTGAAGTCCCAGCTGCCCGCCGCCGCCGACATGCTGGAAAAGATCGCCGGCGGCATTGCCGTGGAAGGCATGGAATCCCTGGCTCCGGTCCTCGTGGACGCCATGGTCCCGTTCATGGAGCAACTGCCCGCCGGTTCGATTTCGGTGGTCATCGAGCCGGAGAAGGTCCGCACCCGCGCGCACGACCTCGCGGCCACGAATGAGGAGTTCCTGGAGGCGGCGTGGTCCACAGCGTCGGACGGCGGAACGGCGCCGCTGGATCTCAGTTCCCAGGCCTCGGCGGCCCTGCATTCCGCCAGCTTCCGGTCGCTTGCCGAGACCCGCACGGCGGCGCTCGGGAACGAGGTGTCGTGGTGGTCCATCTCGTCGCTGGCCACCGACGAGGAACTGACCCCGGACATCGACGTGCTCAACCTCCACGCCCGTGAACCGCGCGGTTACCAGGGCGACGTGGCCGAAATGATGGACTTCATCGGCTCCCACGTGCGGGACCAGTGGCGGATCGTGGTGGCCACCGAAGGCCCCGGCCCCGCCCAGCGCCTGGCCGAACTGTTCCACGACGCCGACATTCCCTGTTCCCGGGTGGACACACTGGACCACGAACCCCAGGCGGGGATCATCGAGGTGACTACCGCCGCCGTCGGACGCGGTTTTGTCCTGGACGGGCTGAAACTCGGCCTCCTGACCGAGGCCGACCTGCTGGGCCGCACCTCCGCCGGCTCCACGAAGGACATGCGCCGCATGCCGTCCAAGCGTCGGAACGCCGTGGACCCCCTCCAGCTGGTGGCCGGGGACCATGTGGTGCACGAACAGCACGGCATCGGCCGTTTCGTCGAACTGCTGCAGCGCAAGGTGGCAGGCGGCAGCGACGGGGTGCGCGAGTACCTCGTGCTGGAGTATGCGCCGTCCAAGCGCGGGGCGCCCGGGGACCGGCTGTTTGTGCCGACGGACCAGCTGGACCAGGTGACGCGCTACGTCGGCGGCGACACCCCCGTCCTCAGCAAGATGGGCGGCGCGGACTGGGCCAGCACCAAGTCCAAGGCACGCCGGGCGGTCAAGGAGATCGCCGGCGAGCTCATCCGGCTCTACTCGGCCCGGATGGCCTCGCGCGGCCACGCCTTCGCGCCGGACACGCCCTGGCAGCGCGAACTGGAGGAAGCCTTCCCGTACGTGGAGACCCCGGACCAGCTGACCACCATCAACGAGGTCAAGGCCGACATGGAGCGCGAGATCCCCATGGACCGGCTGGTCTCCGGCGACGTCGGCTACGGCAAGACCGAGATCGCCGTCCGCGCCGCCTTCAAGGCCGTGCAGGACGGCAAGCAGGTGGCCGTGCTGGTGCCCACCACGCTGCTCGCGCAGCAGCACTACGAGACGTTCACCGAACGGTTCTCCGGCTTCCCGCTCCGGGTCAGGCCGCTGTCCCGGTTCCAGGCGTCCAAGGAAGCAAAGGAAACGGCCGAGGGCGTCAAGAACGGGTCCGTGGACGTGGTGATCGGCACCCACCGGTTGCTGTCCAAGGACTTCGAGTTCAAGGACCTCGGCCTCGTGATCGTGGATGAGGAGCAGCGCTTCGGCGTCGAGCACAAGGAAGCGCTGAAGAAGATGCGCACCAACGTGGACGTCCTGGCCATGAGCGCCACGCCGATCCCGCGCACGCTCGAGATGTCCCTGACCGGCATCCGCGAAACGTCCACGCTGGCCACTCCGCCGGAGGAGCGCCACCCGGTGCTCACCTACGTGGGGCCGTACACGGACAAGCAGACCTCCGCCGCCATCCGCCGGGAGCTGATGCGCGAAGGACAGGTGTTCTTCGTCCACAACCGCGTATCCACGATCGAAAAGACCGCCGCCAAGATCCGCGAGCTCGTCCCCGAAGCGCGGGTGGAGGTGGCTCACGGCAAGATGTCCGAAAGCCGGCTGGAGCAGATCATCGTTGACTTCTGGGAGAAGCGCTTCGACGTGCTCGTCTGCACCACCATCATCGAAACCGGCCTGGACATTTCCAATGCCAACACCCTGATCGTGGACGGGGCAGACAAATACGGACTGTCGCAGCTCCACCAGCTGCGCGGACGCGTGGGCCGCGGCCGGGAACGGGCGTACGCCTATTTCCTCTACCCCTCTGAGAAGCCGCTGGGCGAGGTGGCGCTGGAACGGCTGAAGGCCGTGGCCACGCACAACGAACTCGGTGCCGGCATGCAGCTGGCCATGAAGGACCTGGAAATCCGCGGCGCCGGCAACCTGCTGGGCGGCGAGCAGTCGGGCCATATCCAGGGCGTCGGCTTCGACCTCTACATCAGGCTGGTCGGCGAAGCCGTGGCGGAATACCGCGGTGAAGCCGAGGAGAAGGCCGCCGAGATGAAGATCGAGCTGCCCGTGAACGCGCACCTGCCGCACGACTACGTGCCGGGGGAGCGGCTGCGGCTGGAGGCCTACCGGAAGCTGGCGTCCGCCCTGACCAACGAGGCCATCGACGAAGTCCTCGCCGAACTCGTGGACCGCTACGGGGAGCCGCCGCTGCCCGCCCAGAACCTGGTCGCCGTCGCCCGCTTCCGGGTTGGTGCCCGGGAAGCCGGGCTGTCCGACGTCGCCCTGCAGGGGAACTTCATCCGGTTCTCACCGGCGCAGCTGCCCGAATCCAAGACCATGCGCCTCAACCGGATGTACCCGGGCGCCCAGGTCAAGCCTGCCCTCGACGCCGTCCTCATCCCCAAGCCGAAGACCGCCCGGATCGGCGGCCGGGACCTCCAGGACGCCGAGATCCTGGAATGGGCCGACGGCGTCATCCGCAACATTTTCTCGGACGCTCCCGTCCCGGCCGAAGCCGCCAAGGGCTAG
- a CDS encoding SDR family oxidoreductase, which yields MLVTGATGYIGGRLVPRLLDAGHRVKVLVRSPEKIAGVPWFDDVEVVRSSLDDAAALEDALRGVDVLYYLVHSMAAGSGFEAKEKAMAQLVAGAAAAASVRRIVYLGGLHPRTTALSTHMRSREAVGEVFLSGPVDAIVFQAGVVIGSGSASFEMIRHLAETLPLMPAPSWVRNRIEAIAVRDVLYYLVRAASLPEPLNRTFDIGSRDVLTYAGMMQEYAAEAGLPPRPVLALPVPAPRLAGLWVALVTPIPLSMSVPLVQSLQHDAVSAEHDIDNYIEQPDGGLTGYRRAVALALGKERDGQVETTWANAGADADPLPSDPGWAGYRVYVDERTFASDVDPSHVWTIIEGIGGRNGWYSLPLAWSVRGWLDKLWGGAGLLRGRRHPHHLVAGEVVDWWRVERIERGRLLRLRAEMRAPGRAWLELCVEPDGAGSRYRQRAIFFPKGLSGRLYWLAVLPFHSVIFPAMSRNITAAARRLAAEDRKAAAERGAERPGAGEARPTP from the coding sequence GTGCTTGTCACGGGAGCCACCGGATACATCGGCGGCCGGCTCGTCCCCCGGCTGCTGGACGCCGGCCACCGGGTCAAGGTGCTGGTCCGGTCGCCGGAGAAGATAGCCGGAGTGCCGTGGTTCGACGACGTGGAAGTGGTCCGCAGCAGCCTCGATGACGCCGCTGCCCTGGAGGATGCCCTGCGTGGCGTGGATGTCCTCTACTACCTGGTCCATTCCATGGCAGCCGGCTCCGGTTTCGAGGCCAAGGAAAAGGCCATGGCCCAGCTTGTGGCCGGGGCCGCCGCGGCCGCCTCCGTCCGGCGGATCGTCTACCTGGGCGGCCTGCACCCGCGCACCACCGCGCTTTCCACGCACATGCGCTCCCGCGAGGCGGTGGGCGAGGTCTTCCTCTCCGGCCCGGTGGACGCCATCGTATTCCAGGCCGGGGTGGTTATCGGCTCCGGCTCGGCGTCGTTCGAGATGATCCGCCACCTCGCCGAAACGCTGCCCCTCATGCCGGCGCCCAGCTGGGTCCGCAACCGGATCGAAGCCATCGCCGTCCGGGACGTGCTCTACTACCTCGTCCGGGCCGCTTCGCTGCCGGAACCCCTGAACCGGACCTTCGACATCGGATCCCGGGACGTCCTGACCTATGCCGGCATGATGCAGGAGTACGCTGCCGAGGCCGGGCTGCCGCCGCGCCCGGTCCTGGCGCTGCCGGTGCCGGCGCCCCGGCTGGCGGGGCTGTGGGTTGCCCTGGTGACCCCGATTCCGCTGTCGATGTCGGTGCCGCTGGTCCAGTCCCTGCAGCATGACGCCGTCTCCGCCGAACACGACATCGACAACTACATCGAACAGCCCGACGGCGGCCTCACCGGCTACCGCAGGGCCGTTGCCCTGGCGCTCGGCAAGGAACGCGACGGGCAGGTGGAAACGACGTGGGCCAACGCGGGCGCCGACGCCGACCCGCTGCCCAGTGACCCCGGCTGGGCCGGCTACAGGGTGTACGTCGACGAGCGGACCTTCGCCAGCGACGTGGACCCGTCCCATGTGTGGACCATCATCGAGGGGATCGGCGGCCGCAACGGCTGGTACTCGCTCCCGCTGGCATGGAGCGTCCGCGGGTGGCTGGACAAGCTCTGGGGCGGGGCCGGGCTGCTCCGCGGCCGCCGGCATCCGCACCATCTGGTGGCCGGCGAGGTGGTGGACTGGTGGCGCGTGGAACGGATCGAGCGCGGCCGCCTGCTCCGGCTGCGGGCGGAGATGCGCGCTCCCGGGCGCGCCTGGCTGGAGCTCTGTGTGGAGCCCGACGGCGCCGGAAGCCGTTACCGCCAAAGGGCCATTTTCTTCCCCAAGGGGCTCAGCGGGAGGCTCTACTGGCTGGCGGTCCTTCCTTTCCACAGCGTCATCTTTCCGGCCATGTCGCGCAACATCACGGCGGCAGCCCGGAGGCTCGCCGCCGAGGATCGGAAGGCGGCCGCAGAGCGTGGTGCGGAACGTCCCGGTGCCGGGGAAGCGCGGCCAACCCCGTAG
- a CDS encoding DUF2505 domain-containing protein produces the protein MALSASTTLPHGVDSVTAVFANEDFQRHTSEYVGGSLESFTVAGDIAGEFSTTSVRTLPTTRLPEIARKFVGESLKVTQVESWEAPAADGSRQSTISLKIAGAPIDVTAVQRLVADGGSTRVELEGNVTSSVPFLGGKIADAAEPMVGKALNIQSQQAQAWLESH, from the coding sequence ATGGCACTGAGTGCATCCACCACCCTTCCCCACGGCGTCGACAGCGTCACCGCAGTCTTCGCGAACGAAGACTTCCAGCGTCACACCAGCGAATACGTCGGCGGCAGCCTCGAGTCCTTCACCGTGGCAGGCGACATTGCCGGGGAATTCAGCACCACGTCGGTGCGCACCCTGCCCACCACGCGCCTGCCGGAAATCGCCCGCAAGTTCGTCGGCGAGAGCCTCAAGGTGACCCAGGTGGAAAGCTGGGAAGCCCCGGCAGCCGACGGCTCACGCCAGAGCACCATCTCCCTGAAGATCGCCGGCGCACCGATCGACGTGACCGCGGTCCAGCGCCTCGTCGCCGACGGCGGCAGCACGCGCGTTGAACTGGAAGGAAACGTCACCTCTTCCGTGCCGTTCCTGGGCGGCAAGATCGCCGACGCCGCCGAGCCCATGGTGGGCAAGGCACTGAACATCCAGTCGCAGCAGGCCCAGGCCTGGCTCGAAAGCCACTAG
- a CDS encoding SCO4848 family membrane protein, whose translation MDVPAVLALVLIVSGVWSLVVWPQFLRRVMKDPRARDAAGKATKFLTVHVVLVTVSMVLGAATAGIGIAALVS comes from the coding sequence GTGGACGTCCCTGCCGTCCTCGCCCTGGTCCTGATCGTTTCGGGCGTGTGGTCCCTGGTGGTGTGGCCGCAGTTCCTGCGCCGCGTCATGAAGGACCCGCGGGCACGGGACGCCGCCGGCAAGGCCACGAAGTTCCTCACGGTCCACGTGGTCCTGGTGACCGTTTCCATGGTGCTGGGAGCCGCAACGGCCGGAATCGGAATCGCGGCACTCGTCAGCTGA